A genomic region of Mycolicibacterium poriferae contains the following coding sequences:
- a CDS encoding MinD/ParA family ATP-binding protein: protein MAPVPAEWTAPTPPQGVPAPPAPAPELPETGADPAPFLDLSTVALLGKGRRGPSAGWRKWLYVASGRLIDPGESPKVLRHDTLLAQAQTPLRGCYRIAVLSQKGGVGKTTITASLGATFAAARGDRVVAVDANPDRGTLNQKVPLQTPATVRHLLRDAEGIHAYSDVRRYTSQGPSRLEVLASESDPAVSEAFSSQDYHDTLEVLERFYSLVLTDCGTGMLHSAMTAVLDRADVLLVISSGSVDGARSAAATLDWLDAHGREDLVRNAIAVVNGVRGRPGRRGATVDLDKVVDHFSRRCRSVRQVPFDAHLEEGAEISLDRLKPDTRDALLDLAATVAQGFPGAGFPGAGLPGAGRPHDTAG from the coding sequence ATGGCGCCGGTCCCCGCCGAGTGGACGGCCCCCACCCCGCCGCAGGGTGTGCCGGCGCCGCCCGCCCCGGCACCTGAACTGCCGGAGACAGGTGCGGACCCGGCACCGTTTCTGGATCTGTCGACCGTGGCGTTGCTCGGCAAGGGCAGGCGGGGCCCGTCGGCGGGCTGGCGGAAATGGCTCTATGTGGCGTCCGGCCGGCTGATCGATCCCGGCGAAAGCCCCAAGGTCCTTCGCCACGACACCTTGCTGGCGCAGGCGCAGACCCCGCTGCGCGGCTGCTACCGGATCGCGGTGCTGTCGCAGAAGGGCGGGGTGGGCAAGACGACGATCACCGCATCGCTGGGCGCCACGTTCGCCGCGGCCCGGGGCGACCGGGTGGTCGCGGTGGATGCCAACCCCGACCGGGGGACGCTCAACCAGAAGGTGCCGCTGCAGACGCCGGCCACCGTCCGGCACCTGCTGCGCGACGCCGAGGGCATTCACGCCTACAGCGACGTGCGGCGCTACACCTCCCAGGGGCCGAGCCGACTGGAGGTACTCGCCTCCGAGAGCGACCCGGCTGTGTCGGAGGCATTCAGCTCCCAGGACTATCACGACACGCTGGAGGTCCTGGAGCGGTTCTACAGTCTGGTGCTCACCGATTGCGGCACCGGCATGCTGCACTCGGCGATGACGGCGGTGCTCGACCGCGCCGACGTGCTGCTGGTGATCAGCTCCGGCTCGGTCGACGGGGCCCGCAGTGCCGCGGCGACGCTGGACTGGCTCGACGCGCACGGGCGTGAAGATCTGGTGCGCAACGCGATCGCGGTGGTCAACGGGGTGCGCGGGCGGCCGGGCCGGCGCGGCGCGACAGTCGATCTGGACAAGGTGGTCGACCACTTCAGCCGACGCTGCCGGTCGGTGCGTCAGGTGCCCTTCGACGCCCACCTCGAAGAGGGCGCCGAGATCAGTCTCGACCGGTTGAAGCCGGACACCCGCGACGCCCTGCTGGACTTGGCCGCGACGGTGGCACAAGGTTTTCCAGGTGCAGGGTTTCCAGGTGCAGGGCTTCCAGGGGCTGGACGCCCCCACGACACGGCGGGTTGA
- a CDS encoding ester cyclase codes for MDSQQVMTRGTAERSAVRLYRRWIDELWAGQQVAAELVSDDFVGHWPTRDVHGPAELQSMVDETRAMFRELEFYVDVDPFANGDMLAARWIGTGARERGPVLFAGNDILRVRDGRIVEYWACSSS; via the coding sequence ATGGACAGCCAACAGGTCATGACGCGGGGGACGGCTGAGCGCAGCGCCGTCCGGTTGTACCGACGCTGGATCGACGAACTGTGGGCCGGGCAGCAGGTGGCCGCCGAACTCGTCTCCGACGATTTCGTGGGGCACTGGCCGACCCGAGACGTGCACGGCCCGGCCGAACTGCAGTCGATGGTGGACGAGACCCGCGCGATGTTTCGCGAGTTGGAGTTCTACGTCGACGTCGACCCGTTCGCCAACGGCGACATGCTCGCGGCTCGGTGGATCGGCACGGGCGCCCGCGAGCGTGGGCCGGTGCTGTTCGCCGGCAACGACATCCTGCGCGTGCGAGACGGACGGATCGTCGAGTACTGGGCCTGTTCGTCGAGTTAA
- a CDS encoding vWA domain-containing protein — MTFDPVLPPVALAALAVVILALRAVVLRSATRSGRWGVLRWAATTGALMLVVLAAARPGVDAEPTADDAGANVFFVVDLSADSAIADVGGSTRMSAIREDIDALMAAHEGARFGVITFTSRPAVAWPLSGDAWSLRPLVDTLSPAVGPNAAADQANAAAAANVLRYQLIAARQRYPQAEELVYYFGSGAAQSTSPQSEFAAEAVDGGAVFGYDAGDGAARLRAISDQLGVPYVNRAAGDPVRAAETGSADAATLTESPPRTEYYWVLTSLASALLLIEIGLTVRDLRRTRLSDRAGR; from the coding sequence GTGACGTTCGACCCGGTGCTTCCCCCCGTCGCGCTGGCCGCGCTTGCGGTGGTGATACTCGCGCTGCGCGCGGTGGTGCTGCGCTCGGCGACGCGGTCGGGCCGGTGGGGCGTGCTGCGCTGGGCCGCGACGACCGGCGCGCTGATGCTGGTCGTGTTGGCCGCAGCGCGTCCGGGCGTCGACGCCGAACCCACCGCAGACGATGCCGGGGCGAACGTGTTCTTCGTCGTCGACCTGTCGGCGGACTCCGCGATCGCCGACGTCGGGGGGTCCACCCGGATGTCGGCCATCCGCGAGGACATCGATGCGCTGATGGCCGCGCACGAGGGTGCCCGGTTCGGTGTCATCACCTTCACCTCGCGACCCGCGGTGGCCTGGCCGCTGTCCGGGGACGCCTGGAGCCTGCGCCCCCTCGTCGACACCCTCTCCCCAGCGGTGGGCCCGAACGCGGCGGCCGACCAGGCCAACGCGGCGGCGGCCGCCAATGTGCTGCGCTACCAGCTGATCGCCGCCCGACAGCGGTATCCGCAGGCCGAGGAGTTGGTGTACTACTTCGGTTCCGGGGCAGCACAATCCACCTCGCCGCAGAGCGAGTTCGCCGCCGAAGCGGTCGACGGAGGCGCGGTGTTCGGCTACGACGCAGGCGACGGTGCCGCGCGGCTGCGGGCGATCTCAGACCAGCTCGGCGTGCCCTACGTCAACCGCGCCGCCGGGGACCCGGTACGGGCCGCCGAGACCGGGTCGGCGGACGCCGCGACCCTCACCGAGTCGCCACCGCGCACCGAGTACTACTGGGTGCTCACGTCGCTGGCCTCGGCGCTGCTGCTGATCGAGATCGGCTTGACGGTGCGGGATCTGCGCCGCACCCGGCTGAGCGACCGGGCGGGACGGTGA
- a CDS encoding DUF58 domain-containing protein encodes MGKHLNAVKRRFGTDTRGLLDGGRYALLHTRSMEFDELRPYVPGDDVRDIDWKASARSGSVLIKRFVTEKHHKILLVADAGQNMAALAPGGERKSTVAENILGAIGLIALGRSDQVAMVYGDGRGSLNIGLSRGETQVERILTHYHDHAVAARGPSDICCQLDYVATHYRHRMLIVVVSDEPEPDARLDELTARLGSRHDLMWAMVADMPATAAGDRGGFDIATGRPVHALAAGDRRVIAAYRRAEQARAQRLTEFLTARSIAHATLTGSADLRRAIVDLTGVWSRAG; translated from the coding sequence GTGGGTAAGCACCTCAACGCGGTCAAGCGCCGCTTCGGCACCGACACCCGCGGCCTGCTCGACGGTGGCCGCTACGCGTTGCTGCACACGCGCAGCATGGAATTCGACGAGCTGCGGCCCTACGTGCCCGGTGACGACGTCCGCGACATCGACTGGAAGGCCTCGGCCCGGTCGGGTTCGGTGCTGATCAAGCGCTTCGTCACCGAAAAACACCACAAGATCCTGCTCGTCGCCGATGCCGGGCAGAACATGGCGGCGCTGGCTCCCGGGGGAGAGCGCAAGAGCACGGTCGCAGAGAACATTCTGGGCGCGATCGGGCTGATCGCCCTGGGCCGCAGCGATCAGGTCGCCATGGTCTACGGCGACGGTCGCGGCAGCCTCAACATCGGGCTCAGTCGTGGCGAGACGCAGGTCGAGCGCATCCTCACCCACTACCACGATCATGCCGTGGCCGCCCGCGGCCCCAGCGACATCTGCTGCCAACTCGATTATGTGGCAACGCATTACCGGCATCGGATGCTGATCGTCGTGGTGTCCGACGAGCCCGAACCCGACGCCCGTCTCGACGAGCTGACGGCCAGGCTGGGTTCTCGCCACGACCTGATGTGGGCGATGGTCGCCGACATGCCCGCGACCGCCGCCGGGGACCGCGGCGGCTTCGACATCGCCACCGGGCGGCCCGTCCACGCGCTGGCCGCGGGCGACCGACGGGTCATCGCCGCGTATCGCCGCGCCGAACAGGCGCGCGCGCAACGCCTCACCGAGTTCCTGACCGCGCGCTCCATCGCGCACGCCACGCTCACGGGCAGCGCGGATCTGCGCCGGGCGATCGTGGACCTGACCGGGGTGTGGTCGCGTGCCGGATGA
- a CDS encoding AAA family ATPase, translated as MTAAPLPRPSGVSDDDVRAAQRTVAALSEAFSAKVVGQEHLRESLLIGLLAGGHILIESVPGLAKTTAARVIADAIDGELRRIQCTPDLLPSDIVGTQIYDAARASFVTQLGPVHANIVLLDEINRSSAKTQSAMLEAMEERQTTVAGTVYPIPEPFLVIATQNPVDQEGTYPLSEAQTDRFLLKDIVGYPSPEQEVEVLSRRDAGLYDKGHRARPVATLEDIRRVQRVVADVYLSRELMLYASHLVAVTREPARHLPAHVARLVEYGASPRATIALCTAARALALLSGRAHVIPGDIADLAHRVLQHRLILGFEAAGAGLTPAVVIDAALDAVRVP; from the coding sequence ATGACCGCAGCGCCGCTCCCCCGCCCGTCCGGGGTGTCCGACGATGACGTCCGCGCTGCTCAGCGCACCGTCGCGGCGTTGAGCGAGGCGTTCTCCGCCAAGGTCGTGGGGCAGGAGCACCTGCGCGAATCGCTGTTGATCGGATTGCTCGCCGGCGGCCACATCCTCATCGAAAGCGTGCCCGGACTGGCCAAGACGACCGCCGCGCGGGTGATCGCCGACGCCATCGACGGCGAGCTCCGGCGCATCCAGTGCACCCCCGATCTGCTGCCCAGCGACATCGTCGGCACCCAGATCTATGACGCCGCGCGGGCGTCGTTCGTCACCCAGCTCGGACCGGTGCACGCCAACATCGTGCTGCTCGACGAGATCAACCGGTCCAGCGCCAAGACCCAGAGCGCCATGCTCGAGGCGATGGAGGAACGCCAGACCACGGTCGCGGGCACCGTCTACCCCATCCCCGAGCCGTTTCTCGTCATCGCCACCCAGAACCCGGTCGACCAGGAGGGCACCTACCCGCTCTCGGAGGCACAGACCGACCGCTTCCTGCTCAAGGACATCGTCGGCTACCCGTCCCCGGAACAGGAGGTCGAGGTCCTCAGCCGCCGCGACGCCGGCCTCTACGACAAAGGACACCGCGCACGGCCCGTCGCCACCCTCGAAGACATCCGCCGGGTGCAGCGCGTCGTCGCCGACGTCTACCTCAGCCGCGAGCTGATGCTCTACGCCAGCCATCTGGTCGCGGTCACCCGGGAACCCGCCAGACACCTGCCCGCGCACGTCGCGCGGCTGGTGGAGTACGGCGCCAGCCCGCGCGCCACCATCGCGCTGTGCACCGCGGCACGGGCACTGGCGCTGCTGTCCGGGCGCGCGCACGTGATTCCCGGTGACATCGCCGACCTCGCCCACCGGGTGCTGCAACACCGGCTGATCCTCGGCTTCGAAGCCGCCGGCGCCGGCCTCACTCCGGCCGTGGTGATCGACGCCGCGCTGGACGCGGTGCGGGTGCCCTGA
- a CDS encoding 1,4-dihydroxy-2-naphthoate polyprenyltransferase, whose amino-acid sequence MASIAQWVEGARPRTLPNAIAPVIAGTGAAAWLGAASWWKALLAMLVAVGMIVGVNYANDYSDGIRGTDDVRSGPLRLVGSRLAAPRSVLMAAVLALAVGAVAGVVLAWVSAPWLIAVGAVCIAGAWLYTGGSRPYGYLGFGEIAVFVFFGLVAVLGTQYTQALRVDGVGVTLAVATGCLSSAVLVANNLRDIPTDAQTGKITLAVRLGDARTRLLFQALIVLPFALTLVLMFATPWCAAGLVAAPLAVRAATPVRRGSGGRELIPVLRDTGLTMLVWAVAVAIPLALA is encoded by the coding sequence GTGGCCAGCATTGCCCAGTGGGTCGAAGGAGCACGTCCCCGGACGCTGCCGAACGCGATCGCCCCGGTGATCGCCGGGACCGGCGCCGCGGCCTGGCTGGGCGCCGCGTCGTGGTGGAAAGCGCTGCTGGCGATGCTGGTCGCGGTCGGCATGATCGTCGGGGTCAACTACGCCAACGACTACTCCGACGGCATCCGCGGCACCGACGACGTGCGGTCCGGCCCGCTGCGCCTGGTCGGCTCACGACTCGCGGCGCCGCGCTCGGTGCTGATGGCCGCGGTCCTCGCGCTGGCCGTGGGCGCTGTGGCCGGGGTGGTGCTGGCGTGGGTGTCGGCGCCCTGGCTGATCGCGGTCGGCGCGGTGTGCATCGCGGGCGCCTGGCTCTATACCGGCGGCTCCCGGCCCTACGGCTATCTGGGCTTCGGCGAGATCGCGGTGTTCGTCTTCTTCGGCCTGGTCGCGGTGCTGGGCACCCAGTACACGCAGGCACTGCGCGTCGACGGGGTCGGTGTGACGCTGGCAGTCGCCACCGGATGTCTGTCCTCGGCGGTGCTGGTGGCCAACAACCTGCGCGACATCCCCACCGACGCCCAGACCGGCAAGATCACGCTGGCCGTCCGGCTCGGGGATGCCCGCACCCGGCTGTTGTTCCAGGCGCTGATCGTGCTGCCCTTCGCGCTGACGCTGGTGCTGATGTTCGCCACCCCGTGGTGCGCGGCCGGCCTGGTGGCGGCGCCGCTGGCGGTGCGCGCAGCGACCCCGGTGCGACGGGGCTCGGGCGGCCGGGAGCTGATCCCGGTGCTGCGTGACACCGGGCTGACGATGCTGGTGTGGGCGGTCGCGGTGGCGATACCGCTGGCGCTGGCCTGA
- a CDS encoding arabinosyltransferase domain-containing protein, translating to MLPAAPVLTESVTLSWPAAGQPARSTTALVVPYRPAELTAQIPCSALAAGEPRTVLATGPPGDGMTVTAGPGGAVLRADDIQLPIAGGPGPQCTAVLHAGPAGWAVTGGDGITVRAAGPVPQVFGFRTELPAADGLSVTVRVVTPFATSPTAVKLVLVALQVVAVLAALWLLGCRPRRPRRPRPDRLWWIDAAVVGVLAGWAVIGPLAVDDGWATTIARNLAATGEAGNYYRWWNAPEVPFALSQQLLAPLTEISLAPLWLRLPSTVLAVATWFVLTRGVLAAALPGAARLPWVRGTAAVLLLAAWLPFNLGVRPESYVALGLCAVLALAWRARTRAGVAVTVLVAAVTVPISPTAALLAAPLAVFAPRMWSVLRRAATSRAALIADVLLLCCVAALSVTLIFADQTWSALVTATDWHRDFGPNLPWYAEPERWANLLSGDQQGSAPKRLAPLLAVAMLPVVAGLAWSGRTVVQRSARRLAVVVLLLAAAYAVVPSKWSYHLGAAAGVLAAFLTVAVVLISRQPPGRRGAVVAAVALPTAAAAWAFTGPNAWWQSTVYDVLWADGPIRPAGVPLDNPLVWLVVAVVAALLARRRAPAPVVLTAALISVAVLLGSFVAAPLRRAEGSLALANLHRLTGERVCGLADDVEVLLDGVVLDPLDGRSHVPGGFPPGAPPPDPPGTASASYVWGTYQDTDDDTDSGIEGADGTATVLTRWFTLPPLIEGQGLAVSVAGRTDDGNALAFEFGGADGAVLGTRAPVDRPAPGEDPAHPLWRSIGVDADAIPAGADRVRITALDDRTDAWGWLAFTGPRLRSAVALNDFLAGRSPVLLSWPQGFLFPCIRDIPRVAAGVAQTPGAVIESPRPFFLEDRDQAIGGTFAGLARYGDLQEVSGRLRGHPEVDWGTVLVADPAASRDAYDLTTTREVRWGFHRP from the coding sequence GTGCTGCCGGCGGCCCCGGTGCTCACCGAGAGCGTCACGCTGTCCTGGCCGGCCGCCGGGCAGCCGGCACGCTCGACGACGGCCCTGGTGGTGCCGTACCGGCCGGCGGAGCTGACCGCCCAGATCCCCTGCTCGGCGCTCGCCGCGGGCGAACCGCGCACCGTGCTGGCGACCGGACCGCCCGGCGACGGCATGACGGTGACCGCAGGCCCCGGCGGGGCGGTCCTGCGCGCCGACGACATACAGCTGCCGATCGCGGGTGGACCGGGCCCGCAGTGCACCGCGGTGCTGCACGCCGGGCCGGCCGGCTGGGCGGTGACCGGCGGTGACGGCATCACCGTCCGCGCGGCCGGCCCGGTGCCGCAGGTGTTCGGCTTCCGCACCGAGCTGCCCGCCGCAGACGGATTGAGCGTCACCGTGCGGGTCGTCACCCCGTTCGCGACGAGCCCGACCGCGGTCAAGCTGGTGCTGGTCGCGCTGCAGGTGGTTGCGGTGCTGGCCGCGCTGTGGCTGCTCGGTTGCCGCCCGCGCAGACCTCGCAGGCCCCGGCCCGACCGGCTGTGGTGGATCGACGCGGCCGTGGTGGGCGTGCTGGCCGGCTGGGCGGTGATCGGGCCGCTGGCGGTCGACGACGGCTGGGCGACGACGATCGCGCGCAACCTGGCCGCCACCGGGGAGGCCGGCAACTACTACCGGTGGTGGAACGCGCCGGAGGTGCCGTTCGCGTTGAGCCAGCAGCTGTTGGCTCCGCTCACCGAGATCAGCCTGGCCCCGCTGTGGCTGCGGCTGCCGAGCACGGTGCTCGCGGTGGCCACCTGGTTCGTGCTGACCCGGGGTGTGCTGGCCGCCGCGCTGCCCGGGGCGGCCCGCCTGCCGTGGGTGCGTGGCACGGCCGCGGTACTGCTGCTGGCGGCCTGGCTGCCGTTCAACCTCGGGGTCCGCCCGGAAAGCTACGTCGCGCTCGGACTGTGCGCGGTGCTGGCGCTGGCATGGCGGGCCCGCACCCGCGCCGGGGTCGCCGTCACCGTGCTGGTGGCCGCCGTGACGGTGCCGATCAGCCCGACCGCCGCGCTGCTCGCCGCGCCGCTGGCGGTGTTCGCGCCGAGGATGTGGTCGGTACTGCGCCGGGCCGCGACGTCGCGCGCGGCGCTGATCGCCGATGTGCTGCTGCTGTGCTGCGTGGCGGCGCTGAGCGTGACGCTGATCTTCGCCGACCAGACCTGGTCGGCACTGGTGACGGCGACCGACTGGCATCGCGACTTCGGTCCGAACCTGCCCTGGTACGCCGAACCCGAACGCTGGGCGAACCTGCTCAGCGGCGATCAGCAGGGCAGCGCCCCCAAGCGGCTGGCTCCCCTGCTGGCGGTGGCGATGCTGCCCGTCGTGGCCGGGCTGGCGTGGTCGGGCCGCACGGTGGTGCAGCGTTCGGCGCGGCGGCTGGCCGTGGTGGTGCTGCTGCTCGCCGCCGCCTACGCGGTGGTGCCGTCGAAGTGGTCGTACCACCTGGGTGCGGCCGCGGGTGTGCTGGCGGCGTTCCTGACCGTGGCGGTGGTGCTGATCAGCCGGCAGCCGCCGGGGCGGCGCGGGGCGGTGGTGGCCGCGGTGGCGCTGCCGACCGCCGCGGCAGCGTGGGCGTTCACCGGGCCCAACGCGTGGTGGCAGTCCACGGTGTACGACGTGCTCTGGGCGGACGGGCCCATCCGGCCCGCCGGGGTGCCGCTGGACAACCCGCTGGTGTGGCTGGTTGTCGCCGTAGTCGCGGCACTGCTCGCCCGACGCCGGGCGCCCGCACCGGTGGTTCTCACCGCCGCGCTGATCTCGGTGGCGGTGCTGCTCGGATCCTTCGTCGCCGCGCCGTTGCGCCGCGCCGAGGGGTCACTGGCGCTGGCCAACCTGCACCGGCTCACCGGCGAGCGGGTGTGCGGGCTCGCCGACGACGTCGAGGTGCTGCTCGATGGCGTGGTCCTCGATCCGCTCGACGGCCGCTCCCACGTCCCCGGCGGCTTCCCGCCGGGCGCGCCGCCCCCGGATCCGCCCGGCACGGCGAGCGCGTCCTACGTGTGGGGCACCTATCAGGACACCGACGACGACACCGACTCGGGCATCGAGGGTGCCGACGGCACCGCGACGGTACTGACCAGGTGGTTCACCCTGCCCCCGCTGATCGAGGGCCAAGGCCTGGCGGTGTCGGTGGCCGGCCGCACCGACGACGGCAACGCGCTGGCCTTCGAGTTCGGCGGCGCCGACGGTGCCGTCCTGGGCACCCGCGCCCCGGTGGACCGCCCCGCACCGGGCGAGGACCCGGCACATCCGCTGTGGCGGTCGATCGGGGTGGATGCCGACGCGATCCCCGCCGGTGCGGACCGGGTGCGGATCACCGCGCTCGACGACCGGACCGACGCGTGGGGCTGGCTGGCGTTCACCGGGCCCAGGCTGCGGTCGGCGGTCGCGCTCAACGACTTCCTGGCCGGACGCTCCCCGGTGCTGCTGAGCTGGCCGCAGGGCTTCCTGTTCCCGTGCATCCGGGACATTCCGCGGGTGGCCGCCGGGGTGGCGCAGACTCCGGGCGCCGTCATCGAGTCGCCGCGGCCGTTCTTCCTCGAGGACCGCGACCAGGCCATCGGCGGCACCTTCGCCGGTCTGGCCCGCTACGGAGACCTGCAGGAGGTGTCCGGCAGGCTGCGTGGTCACCCCGAGGTCGACTGGGGAACGGTGCTCGTCGCCGATCCGGCCGCGTCGCGCGACGCCTACGACCTGACCACCACCCGTGAGGTTCGGTGGGGCTTTCACCGGCCATGA
- a CDS encoding S-methyl-5'-thioadenosine phosphorylase, with protein sequence MLGVIGGSGFYTFFGADARAVSLDTPYGPPSAPITVGTVGDHEVAFLPRHGSSHEFSPHTVPYRANMWALRALGVRRIFGPCAVGSLDPALGPGAMVVPDQLVDRTSGRSDTYFDSGGIHVGFADPYCPTLRGAVTGLPGVVDGGAMVVIQGPRFSTRAESRWFADQGFRLINMTGYPEAVLARELEMCYAAIALVTDLDAGIESGAGVRAVDVFAEFERNLGPFKQLVHEAIDGVPAERDCEHCLAHQGVELPFDLP encoded by the coding sequence ATGCTGGGAGTGATCGGTGGTAGCGGTTTCTACACGTTCTTCGGTGCTGACGCCCGCGCCGTCAGCCTCGACACCCCCTACGGGCCGCCGAGCGCGCCGATCACCGTCGGCACCGTCGGTGACCACGAAGTGGCGTTCCTGCCGCGGCACGGCTCCAGCCACGAGTTCTCGCCGCACACCGTGCCGTACCGGGCCAACATGTGGGCGCTGCGCGCGCTGGGCGTGCGACGGATCTTCGGCCCGTGCGCGGTGGGCAGCCTCGATCCCGCACTCGGCCCCGGCGCGATGGTGGTGCCGGATCAACTGGTCGACCGCACCTCGGGACGCTCGGACACGTACTTCGACTCCGGCGGCATCCACGTCGGGTTCGCCGACCCGTACTGCCCGACGCTGCGAGGTGCCGTCACCGGGCTGCCCGGCGTCGTGGACGGCGGCGCGATGGTGGTGATCCAGGGTCCGCGGTTCTCCACCCGCGCGGAGAGCCGCTGGTTCGCCGATCAGGGTTTCCGCCTGATCAACATGACCGGATACCCGGAGGCGGTGCTGGCCCGGGAGCTCGAGATGTGTTACGCGGCCATCGCTTTGGTCACCGATCTGGACGCCGGCATCGAATCGGGGGCCGGGGTGCGCGCGGTGGACGTGTTCGCCGAGTTCGAACGCAACCTCGGGCCGTTCAAGCAGCTGGTGCACGAGGCCATCGACGGCGTGCCCGCCGAGCGGGACTGCGAGCACTGTCTTGCCCATCAGGGCGTCGAGCTACCGTTCGATCTGCCGTGA
- a CDS encoding NAD-dependent epimerase/dehydratase family protein yields the protein MRVLLTGAAGFIGSRIGAQLSAAGHEVVGVDVMLPAAHGDGAQPPPDVRLLDVRDADAVAEVLRGVDVVCHQAAVVGAGVNAADAPSYGSHNDFATTVLLAQMYAAGCRRLVLASSMVVYGQGRYGCPQHGIVDPVPRRRADLDAGVFDHRCPVGDEPVDWVLVDEDAPLRPRSLYAASKVAQEHYALAWAESTGGSVVALRYHNVYGPGMPRDTPYSGVAAIFRSSLEKGDAPKVFEDGGQMRDFVHVDDIAAANVAATEATGAGAAGFDAYNVCSGRPVSILDVATALCDARGGISPAVTGQYRSGDVRHIVADPAKAAQRLGFRAAVDPGAGLREFADAPLRG from the coding sequence GTGAGGGTGCTGCTGACCGGCGCGGCCGGTTTCATCGGATCCCGCATCGGCGCACAGCTGTCCGCCGCCGGACACGAGGTGGTCGGGGTCGACGTGATGCTGCCCGCCGCCCACGGTGACGGCGCCCAGCCGCCGCCGGACGTCCGGCTGCTCGACGTTCGCGACGCGGATGCTGTGGCCGAAGTGCTCCGCGGCGTCGACGTCGTCTGTCACCAGGCCGCCGTGGTGGGCGCCGGTGTCAACGCCGCCGACGCACCGTCCTACGGATCGCACAACGACTTCGCGACGACGGTGCTGCTGGCGCAGATGTACGCCGCGGGGTGCCGACGGCTGGTGCTGGCGTCGTCGATGGTGGTCTACGGGCAGGGCCGATACGGCTGCCCGCAGCACGGGATCGTCGATCCGGTGCCCCGTCGCCGCGCCGACCTCGATGCCGGGGTGTTCGACCACCGCTGCCCGGTCGGCGACGAGCCGGTCGACTGGGTGCTGGTCGACGAGGATGCCCCGCTGCGCCCGCGCAGCCTGTATGCCGCCAGCAAGGTCGCCCAGGAGCACTACGCGCTGGCGTGGGCCGAGTCGACGGGCGGATCGGTCGTCGCGCTGCGCTACCACAACGTCTACGGGCCGGGTATGCCACGCGACACCCCGTACTCGGGGGTGGCCGCGATCTTCCGGTCGTCGCTGGAAAAGGGCGACGCACCAAAGGTTTTCGAGGACGGCGGCCAGATGCGTGACTTCGTGCACGTCGACGACATCGCCGCGGCCAACGTCGCAGCCACCGAGGCCACCGGGGCCGGCGCCGCCGGGTTCGACGCCTACAACGTGTGCTCGGGCAGGCCCGTGTCGATCCTCGACGTCGCCACCGCCCTGTGCGACGCGCGCGGCGGCATCAGCCCGGCGGTCACCGGGCAGTACCGCAGCGGCGACGTCCGCCACATCGTCGCCGATCCGGCGAAAGCGGCGCAGCGGCTGGGCTTCCGGGCGGCCGTCGACCCGGGCGCCGGGTTGCGCGAGTTCGCCGACGCGCCGCTGCGAGGCTGA
- a CDS encoding alpha/beta hydrolase — MRRKAVIVGTIVTLVVSGLLGLLWSQQRRLIYFPSGGPVPPAATVLPGARDVVLHTADGLELGGWYLPGTGDAAVLVLPGNGGDRSMRAPLAAGLHRMGLSVLLVDYRGYGGNPGKPTEEGLAIDARAAHDWLTAQPEVDRVVYFGESLGAAVAVGLAIERPPAALILRSPFTSLPDVAGEHYPWLPVGKLLMDRYPSLQRIPTLQSPLLVIAGDEDDIVPWSLSRRLYEAAPEPKEFLTVPGAGHNDPALADGPQMLTAVERFLATHGISAP, encoded by the coding sequence GTGCGTCGCAAGGCGGTCATCGTCGGCACTATCGTCACCCTGGTGGTGTCGGGACTGCTCGGGTTGTTGTGGTCACAGCAGCGACGGCTGATCTACTTCCCGTCCGGCGGGCCGGTGCCGCCGGCGGCGACGGTGCTGCCCGGCGCGCGCGACGTCGTTCTGCACACCGCCGACGGTCTCGAACTGGGCGGCTGGTACCTGCCCGGCACCGGTGATGCGGCGGTGCTGGTGTTGCCCGGCAACGGCGGTGACCGGTCGATGCGCGCACCGCTGGCCGCAGGTCTGCACCGGATGGGCCTGTCGGTGCTGCTGGTCGACTACCGCGGCTACGGCGGCAACCCCGGAAAGCCCACCGAGGAGGGCCTGGCCATCGACGCCCGCGCCGCCCACGACTGGCTGACCGCGCAGCCGGAGGTCGACCGCGTCGTCTACTTCGGGGAGTCGCTGGGCGCCGCGGTCGCGGTCGGGCTGGCGATCGAGCGCCCGCCCGCCGCGCTGATCCTGCGTTCGCCGTTCACGTCGCTGCCCGACGTCGCCGGTGAGCACTACCCGTGGCTGCCGGTGGGCAAGCTGCTGATGGACCGCTACCCGTCGCTGCAGCGGATCCCGACGTTGCAGTCTCCGCTGCTCGTCATCGCCGGCGACGAGGACGACATCGTGCCGTGGTCGTTGAGTCGGCGACTCTACGAGGCGGCCCCCGAACCGAAGGAGTTCCTGACGGTGCCCGGTGCCGGACACAACGATCCGGCGCTCGCGGACGGACCGCAGATGCTGACCGCCGTCGAACGTTTCCTGGCCACCCACGGCATCAGTGCACCGTGA